From the genome of Paraburkholderia largidicola:
ATCTCGACCACACCGCCCGCGCGCGCGGCCACGACCGGCCGTCGGGCCAACATCCCCTCAACGATCACGCGACCAAACGGCTCCGGCGTAATCGACGTATGCGCAACAACGTCGACCGCACACATGCACGCAGCCACATCGTCCTGAAACCCAAGAAAATGCACGCGCCCTTCGAGCCCGTTCGACGCAACGAACTCACGCAACCGGGCCTCGTAAGCATCTTCACCAAACAGCGGCGCCCCGACCAGAACCGCATGCATCTGCGGATTCAGCACCATCGCCTCCAGCAACACATGCTGCCCCTTCCACTGCGCGAGACGACTGAACGAGCCGACCAGAAACGCATCCTGCGGCAGCTTCAGCCGCGCACGCAGCACGCTCTGCGGCGTATCCCGCAACGCACTGAACGGCGCAGCAGATATCCCGTTGAACACCACATCGATACGCTTGTCGCCAAAATTGGTCAGCTCGGCAAACGCGCGCGCCGAAGCCGCCGAATTCGCAATCACATGCGCCAGACCGAATTTCGCACACCATTTGATGATCGCCAGCTGCCGGCTGCCGAAATGCTCGGGGCTGACGATATCGCGCAGATGCCAGACCACAGGACGCCGTGCAAAGCGCCCCGCTATCGCGCCAATCACCATCGCGCGCTGCGTGTTCGCATAGATCACGTCGCTCTGCCGGGCCCGCGCCACCGTCGCGCGCACCAGCGATGCCACGCCCTTCACCGCCTTGGCGATCGGCGGCGTGCCGCCCTGCTTGCGGATATCGCGCGTCGCGCCGGGATCGAGCACATCGACGGCCACGCCTTCGCGATGCAGCGCCATGCGAAACGGACCGTCGTCGAACAGCACGACCTGCACGCGCGCCTTGAGCGCCTTCACGATTTCCAGCAGCGACAGTTCGGCGCCGCCCAGCACGCCGCTCTGATCGATCGCCAGCACGCGCAAGTCGCTCGATGCCGGCTTCGCTTCGCTCACCTTCGCGGGCGGTTCATCCACAGGCAGCGTCGCGCCCTGCAACGCCGGGACCGTTTCGCGTACGAAGCCGAAGAAGCGCTCGCGGAAATGCCGGATCGAAAAACGCTCCGCATTCGCGCGGCAGTCGGCGGGCCGGAAGCGCGTGGGATCGTCGGCGAAATCCTCGATCGCGCCGATGATCGAATCGGCCGTCTGCTCGTTGAAGAAAATCCCCGTCGGATGCGATTCGTACTGATCGCGCACGGTTTCGAGCGCCCCGCCCTTGCCGTACGCAATCACGGGCGTGCCACACGCCTGCGCTTCCACCACGGAAATACCGAAGTCTTCTTCCGCCGCGAACACGAACGCCTTCGCGCGGCGCATGTGATCGCGCAACACGTTGAACGGCTGATAGCCCATGATCTGCACGTTCGGCGTCGCCTTCGCGCGCACCTTCTGCATGTCGGGGCCGTCGCCGATCACCACCAGCTTGCGCTCCGGCATCTGCGCGAATGCCTCGACGATCAGGTCGATCTTCTTGTACGGCACCATGCGCGAGGCCGTCAGATAAAAATCGTCCTTCTCCTCGCATAGCGAGAACGACTCGACGTCGACGGGCGGAAAGATCACTTCGGAATCGCGCTGATACACCTTGTGGATGCGTCGCGAGATGAACTCGGAGTTCGCAACGAACGCATCGACGGAATTCGACGTGCGGATATCCCAGTTGCGCATGTAATGCAGGATCATCCGCGCCAACGCGGACTTCGGTCCGCTCGTCAGCTTCGACTGCTGCAGGTACTGATGCTGCAGATCCCACGCGTAGCGGATCGGCGAATGCACGTAGCTGATATGCACCTGGTCCGGACCCGTCAGCACGCCCTTCGCGACGGCATGACTGCTCGAGATCACGACGTCGTACGCGGACACGTCGAGCTGCTCGATCGCTAGCGGCATCAACGGCAGATAGCTACGGTACTTGGTGCGCGCCTTCGGCAGCTTCTGGATGAAGGACGTCGTCACGGACTTGCCGCGCAGGAACGTGCGGTCATCGAGAAAGTCGACGAGGCTGAAGATGTCCGCGTCCGGAAAGCACGCGACGATCTGTTCGAGCACGCGCTCGGCGCCCGCATAGGTGACGAGCCAGTCGTGAATGATCGCGACACGCACCGGGCCGACGCTGCGTGCGCCACGCCGTGTCGCGGGTGGCCTGGCAACGGGCGTGATCGCGATGAGATCGTGACCCGCATCGCGCGTCACGGCAGTGGGACGCAGGAGGTCTTCTTCAACGATATCGTGGTTCATGCGCTATTCCTCGGATTGAGTCGCAACTTCAGACGCACAAGCAGCGAACGCGCAAGATCGCGCAATGCAGGGGTCATCGTGAGCGACCACGCGACGTTCGCGCTCACGATGAGCGCGCCCGCGGCAATGGCCATCGGCAGGCTGGTAAGCAAGGTGGCGAGCCACAAGGTGCCCACCAGAAAAGCGAGGTGCGCGAACATGTCGAGCACGATCGGACGCGCGTGAATGGCCGACAGTTTCAGCAGCGCGACGTAGTCGAACAGTCCGCGCGCGGCCACGACGACGGCGGCGCCCGTCAGCCCGAAATGCGCGATGCCGAACCACAGCGCACCCGCAAAGAAAGGCAGCTCGAACAGGCCGAGGCGCGCGGCGGTCGCCGGATGCACCTGCGATTGAATGAGAATGCGCGCGAGGTTGGCCTGGCCGACGAGCCACACGGAGATGATCAGGATGCGTCCCACAGGGCCGCCCGCGTCCGCGACTTCGTTGCCCACCCACGCATGCAGGAACGGTTCGAGCACGATGATCGCGACGAGCGCGATGGGCGTGAACACGCCGTTCAGGAATTCGAGCGACTGCCGCATGATGACGTCGGCGTCGTCGCGGCCCACGGCCGACAGTCGCGGAAACAGCGTGCGCTGCAGCGCGGTCGGCACGATGTTCAGGCGCGTGACGAGGTTCTGCGGCACCGTGTAGTACGTGACGAAACGCGCGCCGAGACTCGTGCCGAGCATCACGCGGTCCAGCGACTCCGCGACCATCCCCGAGATGCTCGCAATCAGCATCCAGCCGCCGAAGTTGAAGAGCCCCTTCGCGACCTTGAACTGCGGCGCGCGGATATGGCGGATGCCGAGCACATTGAGCGCCGAGCGTCCGAGCAGAATCGCCGCGAGCAGACGCGCGACCACGGCCGCGGCCAGCACGTTCTGCAAGGTCGGTCCCATCATCCATGCAGCGGCGAGCGGCAGCAGCTGGAACAGGAACGTGCCGAGCGTCTGGTTCGTGTTGTAGATGCCGAAGCGTTCCGCGCCGTTGATCGCGCCAGCGAACACCCACGACACGTTGGCGAGCGGAATCGCTACCGCGAGCCACGGCAACGCCATATAGACCTCGTGCTGCAACTCGGGCGACACTTTCGAGAAATACGCGGTATAGAGCGCCGCGCCGAAGTAGATGACGAGCCCGCCGACGATGCCCGTCGCCAGGTTCAGCCACGTCGCGCTCCAGAACACCTGCTCGCAGGCCTGCTCATCGTTAGACGCCCGCGCCTTCGAGATGTGGTTCTGCGCGGCCATGCTCATGCCGAGATCGAGAATGCTGAAGTAGCCGATCAGCGTCCAGACGAGGCTGATCACGCCGTAGCGCTCGACGCCCAGCAGCTTGATGTACGACGGCACCGTAACGAGCGATACAAACGTCGGCAACACCAGCCCGATCAGGTTGATCACTACGTTTCTGAGGATGCCTTTATCCATCGGATGCCTTTCTGGTCAGTCATAGGTTTGGGTAGCGTGTGGGTGGAGAAGCGTCGTATTTATGTGTTCGATGCGGGTTTCCAGCGGTACATCAGGACCTTGCCGCGTGCGTCTTCCTCGACGAATACGAGGTACTCGCCGTCGTCGCGGCGATAGGCGCTGATGCCGTTGGGCACGTCGACCCAGCCCGATGCATGGCCCACTTCGGGCCCCGGCTGCATCGTGCCGACGGGCGTGCCCGTGTCCTTGCTGTAGACATGCACGGTGCCGACGGGCTCGACGGCGAATACGTATTTGCCTTCGACGGTGAGGCCGATCAGCGTCGAGACGGGCTTCGCCTTCGTGTCCCACGGCAGCGGCAGCGTGTAGCGCGCAACGGGGTTGCCGCTCGACCACTTGTCGTAGCGCACCAGCACGCGGCCCACTTCCTTCCAGAAGCCGCGGTCGAACGGCGCTTCGGCTGTGTAGCCCGTCACGTACATCGAATCGGTTTGCGGGTCGTAGATCGCGCGTTTGACTTCGCTGAACGGCGGCGGCACCGGGTATGACGTCATGTCCGCGTACGAGTAGACGGGGTTGCCCTTCGCATCGAGACCACCGAACCTGAAGCGGTTGATGCCCTTCGAATCGCGAGCGCGCCAGATGTCGCCGTTGGTATCGACCCACCAGCCCCAGCCGCCCGCGAGGTGCGTGCCTGTGGTATTCGGCGTGAACTCGTCGGCGTCGAACTGACCGTTGCCGTTGCTGTCGCGCCAGATCCAGTCGCCGCCCTTCGGTGCGTTCGGCACCTTCAGCACGGCGCGCTCGCGGCCCGCGATAAAGCCCGAAGGCGTCGCCGTCTCGCCGTCGCGGCCGCCGTCGAAGCGATAGATCTTCAGATGGTCCGCATACATGTCCGTGAGGAACAGGAACGTGCGGCCCTTCAGCTTGCGGGCGATGGGCAGGCCCGGCCACTGGTCGGTGTTGAATACGGGATCGTCGGGATACCTGAAGCGGTTGGTCAGGAAGCCCGCGTAGGTCCACTGCTGGCCCGCCGGCTTCGACAGATCGAGCGTGAAGCGCTTGTTGCCCGTATAGACGCTGTCGGGCCGCGATGGGTCCATCCACGCGCCGTCGACGAACAGCAGTCCTTCGACCTGCCACACGCGCTTGCCATCGGGCGCGTAGCTTTCGAGCGTCGCGCCGAGCCCCGCGCCCGTCGGTTCGAAGCGCGGGCCGATGCCGTTGGTCGACACATAGACATTGCCGCGCGCATCGACACCCACGCCGGTGAGTCCGTTGAAGCGCTGCGGTCCGGGCTTGCCCGCGACGCCGGAGAAGATGCCGCCGCGTTCGCCGAGGGTCGAGCTGAGCGCATAGCCGCCGTCGCGCTTGCTGAAGAACAGCACCTGCTGACGCGGGCCGTTGTCGGCGATCAGCACGCGGCCTTGTGGGTCGACGGCGATATCGATGGCGACCGTGTCGGCAGGCAGCGGCAATCCGTCTTTGAGGCGCTGACCGCTCGCATCCAGGTGCGCGACTGTCGGCTTGTCGCCGAGCGTGTCCGTGAGCACCCATAGCGAGCCGTCGCCCGCGCGCGCGATGCGGCCCGGTGCCGGCACGCTCCATTGCGCCTTGCGCTGCATCGATTCGGCGTCGTACACCTCGATGCGGTTCTGCGATGTGTTCGATGCGTAGAGCGTCGTATCGCTGGCGGCAAGCCCGTTGATGTCGCCGCGCGTGCCCGTGGGTACGTCGTTGACCATCGCGAACGCGGCGGCCGCTTTCGCATGCGGATCGATGCTGCTCACGGCAGCCTGGAAAGCCGCGACGCGCTTCGTATCGCCGATCTCGCGCCGTGAGATGCCGTACCACTGGCGGCCCTTGTCCGGCCACACGCCCTGACCGACGAGATGCCCCTTCTCGTTGCCGACGCCCACGGCCACATACGCATAGCGTTTGTTGATCGCAATCGCGTTGCCGCCGCTATTGCCCCAGCCATGCGTGCCGCCCGCAAAACCGAGCATCTTGCCGTTCTGATAGACGCTCGCTTCCGCGCCGCTTTCGTCCCACGGCGAGTTCGTATAGACCTTGCCATCAGGCGATACCGCGAGCGCCGTGATGTTGATCTGCGTCCACGCACCGTCGCCGAAACCGAACGTATTGCCGATCCATGACGTCTGCACGTTCAGCGCAGGTTCGGCGAACGCATGCAGTGTCGCGAGAAGGGCAAACGCGCACATCGCGCGGGCAAGCGTGAGTCGGGACAACGCGGATTCTCCAGTCGAGGCGAAACGAAGGCAGGCGATGACGATGCGTTTTCGCCGGATGCCATGCGGAAATTCGAAAGGCAGCGCAATGCGCGCAGTGGCGTTAATGCGCATTGATCCAATCAGCGCTTAACGGTAAGTGCAAAGAATGAAGGACGAAATTCGCAAATAATTCAAAATTATTCGTCGGTTGAAACGCACCAAAAGAAAACGGAAAAAAATTGCCTCGCGAATTTTTCAGGCAATTTTGCGTGCGAAAGACGCCTTAATTTACCGATTCCGTCATCCGGACTGAAATTCTTACCTGCTGCGTGCGCGAGTCTGTATCGAGGTGTAACCGGGCGTATGCAGATATAAAAACGCGCTTTTTATTATTCAAATCAATTCGTTTATTTCATTCGTGTTTTTTAGGGTTTTTATTTACCTAGAATCAAACCCGCTTTACGTCTTCATGGTGATCGCCTCGCGACACCGTGCATGGCCCATTGACTGCCGCATCAGGCGCATACACGGACGCTCATGACAGCCAGCACTCTGCCCGCCACGCCTATTCATCACCGACGCATCGTCCAGCTCGACGGCTTGCGCGCGATCGCCGTGCTCGCGGTGTTCGCACAGCACGCGCTGAAAGCGCCGCTGTGGATGGGCGTCGACCTGTTCTTCGTGCTGAGCGGCTTTCTGATCACGGGCATCCTGCTGGATCGCAAGGCGCGTCAGCAGTCGTATTTCAGCTACTTCTATGCGCGCCGCGCGCGACGCATCCTGCCCCCGTATCTGCTGCTGATGGTGGTGTCGTCGTTGCTGTTCGGGTTCGGCTGGGCGCAGCACTGGGAGTGGTATGCGTTCTTCGCGACGAACATCGGCGATGCGCTCAACCAGAGCGGCCATGACAGCCTCAATGTGCTGTGGTCGCTCGCCGTCGAAGAGCAGTTCTATATTGTCTGGCCGTTCGTGATCCTGCTGGTGCCCGAGCGGGCGCTCGGCTATGTCGCGGGCGCGCTGATCGTGCTCGTTCCCGTGCTGCGCGCCGTCGCGACGCCGTGGTTCGATTCGTTCTGGCCGATCTATTACCTCACGCCGTTCCGCATGGATCTGCTCGCAGCGGGCGCACTGCTCGCCGTCGCCGTGCGGCGCGATGCGAACGCGCTCGCGCCGTTCAGGCTGCTGGCCGTGCTCGGCGTGTTCGTCGCGCTGGCCGTGCTCGCGTGGCTGCATCTGCACTATCCGCGTTTTCGTGCGGCCAATACGCCGCTGTCGAACGCGGGCCTGTATAGCGTGTCGCTGTTGCTGTGCACGTCGGTCGTCGTGATTGCGCTGCAGAGCAAAGGCATCGTCAAGCGGGTGCTGTGCAATCCCGTGCTCGTCTATATCGGCACGATCAGCTACACGATCTATCTGATCCACCTGACCGTTCTCTATGCGCTCTGGCCGCTGCATTACAACCGCTACGTGACGGCCGCGCTAGCGCTCGCGATCACGCTGGTCTATGCGAGCGCATCGTGGTTCGGCTTCGAGCGCCGCCTGATTCATGGCAGCGCGTCGCGTGGCCAACAGTCCGACGCCGCGTTGCATGCGGCACGCGAAACATCGAGGACGAGCGCATGACGCGCGCGCCGATGTTGCGTGCCGCGCGGTCTGCGCTCGTATGCGTGCTCGTAAGCGCAGGCATGCTCGCGCACGCGCAGGAGCGCGCGCAGCCGCAAGTGCTGATCGAGGCCTACGGCGACTCGACCACGCTCGGCATTTCGTGCAGCGACGGCCGCTGCGGGCCGCGCGCCGATAACGCAGTGACCTATCTGCAAGATGCATTGCGCGCGAAATACGGCGTGCGCGTGTCGGTCGTCAATGACGGCATCGGCGGCACGATGGCGACGCAATTGCGCGACGGCATGGGCCCCGGCCGCAACGGCCCGTGGAAAGACCGCCTGGCGTCATCCAGTGCGCAGATCGTCACGATCAACTACGGCATCAACGAAGTGATGCACAACCAGACGCCCGAGCAGTTTTATCAGGCCGAAACCGATCTCGTGAAAACGGCGCAAGCGCTCGGCAAGCTGCCCGTGCTGCAGACCTCGAACCCGATGCCCGATGGGCGTCTGAATGCAAGGCTCGCGGAAATGGCCGCCATGACGCGGCGAGTCGCGGCCGAGCAGCAGATCCCGCTCGTCGACCATTACGCGGAAATCTCCGCCATGGCCGACTGGAAAACCCACATGTCCGACGGCGCGCATCCGAAGCCCGAACTGTATCGCGTGAAGGCGCAGCAGGATTTTCAGGTGATCGATCCGCTCGTGCGGCGTCTGTTCGGCGTTGCAGCCGACTCGCCACGCCAGCCGTCACGCGCAGCATCCCCGCTTCACTCCACTTCCGACAACCCGACGAGAGGCAACTCATGACCACACAACGCAAAGCTATCATCACGGGCGTATCCGGCCAGGACGGCGCCTATCTGACGAAACTGTTGCTCGGCAAGGGCTATCAGGTCACAGGCACGTATCGCCGCACCAGTTCCGTCAACTTCTGGCGGATGGAAGAACTCGGCGTGATGGACAATCCGAATCTGCAACTCGTCGAGCACGATCTCACCGACGCCGGCTCGACGCTGCGTCTGCTCGACACCGTGCAGGCCGACGAGCTGTACAACCTCGCGGCCCAGAGCTTCGTCGGCGTGTCGTTCGACCAGCCTTCGACGACGGCGCAGGTCACGGGCGTGGGCGTGCTGAACCTGCTCGAAGGCATCCGCACGGTGAACCCGAAGATGCGCTTCTATCAGGCGTCGACGTCGGAGATGTTCGGCAAGGTGCAGGCCGTGCCGCAACGCGAAGAGACACCGTTCTACCCGCGCAGCCCGTATGGTGTGGCCAAGCTGTTCGCGCACTGGTCGACGATCAACTATCGCGAGTCGTACGGCATGTTCGCGACGAGCGGCATTCTGTTCAATCACGAGTCGCCGCTGCGTGGCCGCGAGTTCGTAACGCGCAAGATCACCGACACCGTCGCGAAGATCAAGCTCGGCAAAGCCGACGTGCTCGAACTCGGCAATCTCGATGCGAAGCGCGACTGGGGCTTCGCGCTCGAGTACGTTGAAGGCATGTGGCGCATGCTGCAGGCTGACGAACCCGACACCTACGTGCTGGCGACGAACCGCACGGAGACCGTGCGCGATTTCGTGAAAATGGCCTTTGCCGCTGCGGGCTACCAGCTCGAATGGTCGGGCCGCAACGAGAACGAAAAAGGTATCGACGTGAGGACGGGCAAGACGCTGATCCGCGTGAACCCGAAGTTCTACCGCCCTGCCGAAGTCGATCTGCTGATCGGCTGCGCGGACAAGGCACGCGACAAGCTCGGCTGGAAGCCGGAGACCACCCTCGAGCATCTGTGCAAGATGATGGTCGAGGCGGATATCGCGCGCAACCAGAACGGCTTGTCGTGCTGATAGCGGCGTCGAACCGCTGACACAACAAAGGGCGCGTGAAGCGCCCTTTTGTTTTTCTAAAGCAGCTTGCGGTTGACCTGAGGCACCATCGGCGCGAAATGCAGCAGGCGTTCGGCCTGCACGCCGATGAAGTCCGAGATCATCTGCACCAGCGCACGTTCGTCGCCGACATAGACCTCCGAGCGCGCCAGCTCCGGCGCGAGCGCCTTCGCGGCCTGCGCCATGCGCGTCATTTCACGGCCAAGAAAGCGCGGCAGCGTGCCCGTGCGCTGCGCGAAGTCCGCCAGCGCGAACGGCGTGATTTCCTCGAGCCGGAAGACGTCGCCATACCCCATCGCCATGTCCTGCTCGACACGCTCGCCATAGGCATTGACCGACACGAGGTCGTAAAGCGGTGCGGGGTCGAGGCCGCCGCCATGCATGAAAAAGGACAGGTTTTTCCCATGCGCGTCGCTGTTGCCGATCAGCAGTTGAAACAGCGCCCAGCGGATCATGAAGGTGCGCGCGGCAGCGGGATTGTCGAGATGCCGCTGAAGCGCAAACAGCTTCTGGAAGCTCACGCCCTCGCGTATGTTGCGCACGTCGGGCGTATTGCCGAAATTCCGCTCGTATTTGAACGTGACGGGCAAATCGAGCGCCTGGCAGCCGTCGATCACATGCCGGCGGCGCACCGCCTGAACGGATTCGCCGTCCGCCGGGTCGAGTTCGACGGTCCGGTCGAAGCGCCCGATCAGCAGGATCGGCTCGGGAATGCGCCGGATCGCGACCGGTGCCGCGGGCAAACCCATGCGCGATGCGAGCGTCATGCAGTAGTGCTCGTTGGCGACCATGCACGGCGTGACGGGGCTGCGGGATTCGGGTTTCAGGATGTGCGTCGAACTGAGCGGCCCATCCGCGAGCGCGATGCGCTCACCTTCCACCAGCACTTGCAGCTTGTCCTGATAGCCCGCCACCGACAACCGGACTTTGCCGTCCCATACAGGGAACGGAATCACGTCGCGCTCGCGGATGCGCTGGCTCAGTTCATCGGTTGAAATCTCCCGGCGCGCGGGCGGCCGTTCTTCCGCGTGAATGGGCCTGCCGTCATCGTCCGCGGCAAGAAAGCTCAATGCGCCGACGGGCTCCTTGCCGAGCATCCGGATAAGCCCATACGTGTTGTCCTTCGACACCTGATAAACGACCGACGCGACATCGAGCGCCCGCCCCTCCGGCAACAGATTGGCGATGAACCGATGCACGGCGCCCGCTGGCGGTTCGTCGCCAGACAGGGGGATATGCGGAGACAGCGGAAAAGCATGCCGGCGTCCAGGCCAGTTTGCGTCGTACGCGAAGCGGTACAGGCTGTGTTGCCCGTCGAAGTCCAGACGGCCGACGGCGCCTTGGTGAGCCGTTACATGGAGGGCGTGAGCCATCAGGACGGCTCCGACGGGCTGCCGGACGCCTGCGCGTTGAGCGTCCCGACGGAATCGAGCACCGCGCTGGTTTCCTGGTTCGTGAACACCAGCATGTTGAGGCCGAGGCCGTTCAACACCTTGAACAGCTTGTCGAGACTGACCGACCGGCCGTTTTCCAGACGCGATAGCACGTCTTTGGAGATGCCGAGCATGTCGGCGGCGTCGTCGATACGAAGCTCGCTTTGCGCGCGCCGGTTGCGCACGAGCCGGCCCAAGGCTGCCATGTCGCCAGCCAATGGATTGACGGAGGTGGGTCGAGGCAAGGTGCGGGCCATAGTTCCGGAATTTCAGGAATAAACCGTCCTACGGAAGCGCGAGACGGATAATTACGAGAATATCAGAATTATGTGAGAAAAAGCGAGTGTGTGTCAATAGTTCTGATATTGTCGTAATTATAGCTGTCCGGCGCTGTCAAACGGCTATAGTTCCTGAAATGACGGAATTATCATGCGTGTACGGCTTACAAGTCACCTCCGTTGGGCAACGCAAAAGCAAAGGGACGGCTCATGGCCGTCCCTTTCCCTGGCTGCGTGACCCGCCCTACGCCGCCGCTTGAATGGCCTCGTTGTACACGGCCGCGACCCGCTTCGCGATTACCGGGTTATCGAAATTGGCCCGCGCGTAGGCCCGGCACGCATCCGAATCCGGCAGCCGGATCGTTCCATCCAGTGCCTTGCCGAGACCATCGGCGATCGCGTCCGCGCCCGTCGAAGGCAGCACGAGATCCTGCGACAGCCCCGCCACCGCTTCCGGCAGACCGCCCACGGGCGTCACCAGCACGGGCGTTCCCGACGCCAGCGATTCGACGGTGATCAAACCGAACCCTTCGAGCGCCACGGTCGGCACGACGCTGATCGTGGCCGCGCGATACAGCGACGCCAGATGCTCGTCCGGCACGAAGCCGAGCAGTTTCACGTTGTCGCCGAGACCGGCGTCGTCGATGCGCTGCTGCAATTCCACCTGCAAGCGCCCCTTCCCTGCGATCAGCAGCAGCACGTCCGGATTGCGACGCTTGACGATCTTCACGGCATCGATCAGATCTTCGAGACCCATGCGCCGCACGAGACGCCGCACGGCCAGCACGATCGGCCGGCCCAGCGGCAGCTGCAGACGCAAGCGGGCTTCGTTTTGCGTCAGCGGCAGATTGAACTGATCGACGTTCACGCAGCCCGGCACGACGCGCACGCGGTCGGCGGGAATGCCGTAGCGCGACGTCAGAATGCGGCCGAACGCGTCGGACAGCACGATCAGCCGCGACGAGCGCGCATACACCGTCTGCTCCAGATAGCGCTTGGCGCGCTGGCCGAGCGAGTCCGCGCCTTCGACGTGACTCTCGTCGGCCCACGGTCCCTGAAAATGCGACACCTGCGGAATGCCGCGCATCGCGTCGAGGCCCGGAAACGTGTACAGCGCGAAGTGCGACGAGATCACGTCGGGACGCTGCTCGCGAATCTCGCGGCGCAGCGCGCGGCGCGCGGCCATCAGGCGCAGCGGCAGCGATTGCGCCGCGGAGCCGAAGCCCTGGATCGCGCCGTTGGTGTCCTGCGCGACGCGCTCCGAGCCCGCGACGACGCCGCGCACTTCGACGCCTGCGCCGGGCAGCGCGCCGATCAGCGAGTAGTACATGCGGTCGAGACCGCCCGCGCGCTCGGGAAACCAGTGCATGCCGATCTGCAGCGATTTGATGGAACGAGTGGTCATGGTGTGTGCTTTCCTTGTCGTTGTCGATGTGCGCTTCAGCCGCGAGGCGTCACGCGTGTCACGCGCGATCCGCGCCTTGAGGGCCTGCGAGCACGTTCGCCGCCAGCGGTTCGGCGTCGTTGTCATTGAGGTTGTTCGCGCGGCGGCGGTCTTCGCGCTGCCCCGCAATCTGCCGGTACAGCGCGATGTACTGCTGCGCCATGCGCGCCCAGCCGAAGCCCGTCGCGAGTTCGTTGGCCGCGCGGCCCATCGCGAGCCGTTGCGCGTCGTCCGATGCGAGACGTCCGACGGCTTGCGCGAGCGCCTGCGGATCGTCGGGATCGTCGAGCACGATGCCGCATTCGGGCGTGATGATCTCCGCTCCGCCCGCCGTGTGCGCCGTGACGACGGGCAGACCCGCCGCCATCGCTTCGAGCAGCGACAGGCTCATCGCTTCGTAGCGCGACGGAAACACGTACGCATCGACGGAATGCATCAGCACGGGCATCTCCTTGACGAGGCCGAGAAAGTGCACGCGATCCGCGATGCCGAGTGCTTTCGCTTCTTCCGGGTACGGACTGCCCGGCAGGTAACCGGCCACCGCCATATGCACGTGCTCGGGCAGATGCTTCAATGCCTTCAACACCGTGCCGAGGTTCTTGCGCGGCGTGCGCAGATCGCCGA
Proteins encoded in this window:
- a CDS encoding glycosyltransferase family 4 protein, with translation MNHDIVEEDLLRPTAVTRDAGHDLIAITPVARPPATRRGARSVGPVRVAIIHDWLVTYAGAERVLEQIVACFPDADIFSLVDFLDDRTFLRGKSVTTSFIQKLPKARTKYRSYLPLMPLAIEQLDVSAYDVVISSSHAVAKGVLTGPDQVHISYVHSPIRYAWDLQHQYLQQSKLTSGPKSALARMILHYMRNWDIRTSNSVDAFVANSEFISRRIHKVYQRDSEVIFPPVDVESFSLCEEKDDFYLTASRMVPYKKIDLIVEAFAQMPERKLVVIGDGPDMQKVRAKATPNVQIMGYQPFNVLRDHMRRAKAFVFAAEEDFGISVVEAQACGTPVIAYGKGGALETVRDQYESHPTGIFFNEQTADSIIGAIEDFADDPTRFRPADCRANAERFSIRHFRERFFGFVRETVPALQGATLPVDEPPAKVSEAKPASSDLRVLAIDQSGVLGGAELSLLEIVKALKARVQVVLFDDGPFRMALHREGVAVDVLDPGATRDIRKQGGTPPIAKAVKGVASLVRATVARARQSDVIYANTQRAMVIGAIAGRFARRPVVWHLRDIVSPEHFGSRQLAIIKWCAKFGLAHVIANSAASARAFAELTNFGDKRIDVVFNGISAAPFSALRDTPQSVLRARLKLPQDAFLVGSFSRLAQWKGQHVLLEAMVLNPQMHAVLVGAPLFGEDAYEARLREFVASNGLEGRVHFLGFQDDVAACMCAVDVVAHTSITPEPFGRVIVEGMLARRPVVAARAGGVVEIIDDGVNGVMCTPGDAHALADTLAELRSDQALRDRLVAHGYQTAVRKFGTQAYVEGVERILASVASGV
- a CDS encoding oligosaccharide flippase family protein, with the protein product MDKGILRNVVINLIGLVLPTFVSLVTVPSYIKLLGVERYGVISLVWTLIGYFSILDLGMSMAAQNHISKARASNDEQACEQVFWSATWLNLATGIVGGLVIYFGAALYTAYFSKVSPELQHEVYMALPWLAVAIPLANVSWVFAGAINGAERFGIYNTNQTLGTFLFQLLPLAAAWMMGPTLQNVLAAAVVARLLAAILLGRSALNVLGIRHIRAPQFKVAKGLFNFGGWMLIASISGMVAESLDRVMLGTSLGARFVTYYTVPQNLVTRLNIVPTALQRTLFPRLSAVGRDDADVIMRQSLEFLNGVFTPIALVAIIVLEPFLHAWVGNEVADAGGPVGRILIISVWLVGQANLARILIQSQVHPATAARLGLFELPFFAGALWFGIAHFGLTGAAVVVAARGLFDYVALLKLSAIHARPIVLDMFAHLAFLVGTLWLATLLTSLPMAIAAGALIVSANVAWSLTMTPALRDLARSLLVRLKLRLNPRNSA
- a CDS encoding acyltransferase family protein translates to MTASTLPATPIHHRRIVQLDGLRAIAVLAVFAQHALKAPLWMGVDLFFVLSGFLITGILLDRKARQQSYFSYFYARRARRILPPYLLLMVVSSLLFGFGWAQHWEWYAFFATNIGDALNQSGHDSLNVLWSLAVEEQFYIVWPFVILLVPERALGYVAGALIVLVPVLRAVATPWFDSFWPIYYLTPFRMDLLAAGALLAVAVRRDANALAPFRLLAVLGVFVALAVLAWLHLHYPRFRAANTPLSNAGLYSVSLLLCTSVVVIALQSKGIVKRVLCNPVLVYIGTISYTIYLIHLTVLYALWPLHYNRYVTAALALAITLVYASASWFGFERRLIHGSASRGQQSDAALHAARETSRTSA
- a CDS encoding SGNH/GDSL hydrolase family protein — its product is MTRAPMLRAARSALVCVLVSAGMLAHAQERAQPQVLIEAYGDSTTLGISCSDGRCGPRADNAVTYLQDALRAKYGVRVSVVNDGIGGTMATQLRDGMGPGRNGPWKDRLASSSAQIVTINYGINEVMHNQTPEQFYQAETDLVKTAQALGKLPVLQTSNPMPDGRLNARLAEMAAMTRRVAAEQQIPLVDHYAEISAMADWKTHMSDGAHPKPELYRVKAQQDFQVIDPLVRRLFGVAADSPRQPSRAASPLHSTSDNPTRGNS
- the gmd gene encoding GDP-mannose 4,6-dehydratase; translated protein: MTTQRKAIITGVSGQDGAYLTKLLLGKGYQVTGTYRRTSSVNFWRMEELGVMDNPNLQLVEHDLTDAGSTLRLLDTVQADELYNLAAQSFVGVSFDQPSTTAQVTGVGVLNLLEGIRTVNPKMRFYQASTSEMFGKVQAVPQREETPFYPRSPYGVAKLFAHWSTINYRESYGMFATSGILFNHESPLRGREFVTRKITDTVAKIKLGKADVLELGNLDAKRDWGFALEYVEGMWRMLQADEPDTYVLATNRTETVRDFVKMAFAAAGYQLEWSGRNENEKGIDVRTGKTLIRVNPKFYRPAEVDLLIGCADKARDKLGWKPETTLEHLCKMMVEADIARNQNGLSC